One Thermoanaerobaculia bacterium genomic region harbors:
- a CDS encoding UDP-N-acetylmuramoyl-L-alanyl-D-glutamate--2,6-diaminopimelate ligase: MKLEALVKGWKVKGSIPQNLEVFSVDERASSLEQNSLFVAVSGTRNHGLDFVEEALKRGAAAILSDRVPSKPLPVPVLHYSNPRSLILPMELRLRNHPEQFMKFVGITGTNGKTTTASLVSHVLGPEAAYIGTTHVQVGRKTRPAPYTTPPSNEIAAILSEAKAAPCSTVVMEVSSHALQQDRVRGLLFDVGVFLNLQRDHLDYHRTMARYFAAKKRLFRQIAPSGRAVVNVSDPYGCRLAASIQHGPITFGWNQGSDIYPLDVRSRKKGTDVTLQVPNMILNIASPLHGDYNVENLMAAVGILYTLGRDLKADSRTISTFPGARGRLQRVPNELDLDIFVDYAHTPEGITKALTAVKKSLGKRIISVLGAGGDRDPGKRVLMGAAAGEMSDIVIITTDNPRSESPRDIAMELVRGVKRSGQVKVLTILNRSEAIRTAIRMANPGFVVMLLGKGHESYQIVGKKRTPFSDHDEAVRAVQEIAHAVHV, encoded by the coding sequence ATGAAACTTGAAGCCCTCGTAAAGGGATGGAAGGTCAAAGGGTCCATACCTCAGAATCTGGAAGTTTTTTCGGTAGACGAGCGGGCATCCTCTCTGGAACAGAATTCTCTTTTTGTCGCCGTTTCGGGTACACGGAACCATGGACTCGATTTTGTCGAAGAGGCCCTGAAGCGCGGAGCCGCAGCCATCCTTTCCGATCGTGTCCCTTCGAAACCGCTTCCCGTGCCCGTTCTCCACTATTCCAATCCACGTTCCCTTATTTTACCTATGGAGCTGAGGCTGCGGAACCATCCGGAGCAATTCATGAAATTCGTTGGAATTACGGGAACGAATGGTAAGACGACGACAGCTTCTCTGGTTTCTCACGTGTTAGGCCCGGAGGCCGCGTACATCGGAACGACCCATGTTCAGGTGGGAAGAAAAACGAGGCCGGCACCCTATACGACTCCTCCTTCAAACGAGATCGCAGCGATTCTGTCTGAGGCGAAAGCGGCACCATGTTCGACCGTCGTCATGGAGGTCTCCTCCCATGCCCTTCAACAGGATCGCGTTAGGGGATTGCTCTTTGATGTGGGGGTCTTTCTGAATCTGCAGAGGGATCATCTCGACTATCACAGGACCATGGCCCGATACTTTGCTGCAAAGAAGAGGCTATTCCGGCAGATCGCTCCATCCGGACGAGCCGTCGTGAATGTGTCTGATCCATATGGGTGTCGGCTGGCAGCATCGATTCAACACGGACCGATCACGTTTGGCTGGAATCAAGGCAGTGACATTTACCCTCTCGATGTCCGATCAAGGAAGAAGGGAACCGATGTGACACTTCAGGTTCCCAATATGATCCTGAACATCGCTTCTCCATTGCATGGAGATTACAACGTCGAAAATCTGATGGCGGCCGTGGGAATCCTTTATACGCTAGGACGTGATCTGAAGGCTGATTCCAGAACCATTTCAACATTTCCCGGAGCCAGGGGAAGACTCCAGCGTGTACCGAATGAACTGGATTTAGACATCTTTGTCGACTATGCCCATACCCCGGAGGGAATCACCAAGGCTTTGACCGCAGTGAAGAAATCCCTGGGTAAGCGGATTATTTCCGTCCTGGGGGCAGGGGGAGACAGAGACCCCGGCAAGCGCGTTCTGATGGGCGCTGCCGCCGGCGAGATGAGCGATATCGTCATCATTACTACCGACAATCCCAGAAGTGAATCCCCGAGGGATATCGCGATGGAGCTGGTCCGAGGCGTGAAAAGGTCAGGGCAGGTAAAAGTGCTGACCATCCTTAATCGGTCTGAGGCCATACGGACTGCAATTCGAATGGCAAATCCAGGTTTTGTGGTCATGCTGCTGGGGAAGGGACACGAGTCCTATCAGATTGTCGGAAAGAAGCGGACACCCTTTAGCGATCATGACGAAGCCGTGCGTGCGGTACAGGAGATAGCCCATGCGGTTCACGTGTGA
- the sppA gene encoding signal peptide peptidase SppA: MKTFRFLLVLFLIIVAILSVTAWLMFRTPAISSNSVLVLDLQGDIPEHMPTSGIEAMFGEERLTMNTLNTALHYARSDKRVHGLLLRFKGVSMGFAKAQELRTLIREISESGKWTAAYLDTIGEFSPGNGLYYLASACDSITVNPLGDVNLIGLHAEVPFLRGTLDKLKIEPDMDHIREYKTAMNTFTEKEFTEAHREMMESLIQDIYGQMVEDIADARTLEPEVVRDIIDGGPYSAEEALEKKLIDRTMYWDEMKKWVDEQAGEDADWVSVPTYASSVSQKGDRIAVVYGMGAIHTGESSTSPFQSSPTMGSDSVAKLFRQVRKDDSIKAVVFRVDSPGGSAVASEIIRREVVLTKESKPVVVSMSDVAGSGGYWVSMSADSIIADPGTITGSIGVVVGKMNTRKFWGDLIGVTFGEVNAGKNADMYSSLHNFTEEQKAIRTKFMEDIYARFVKEVSTSRGLTEERVNEIGRGRVWTGQQALDLNLIDEIGGLWTAVEKAKELADIPEDKTVKLVVYPREKSFLEVLAHKDNDFAKVLTQLKQGDLVYGPVWCPVQFTIQ; this comes from the coding sequence ATGAAAACTTTCCGTTTTCTGCTCGTTCTTTTTCTGATCATTGTCGCCATTCTTTCCGTCACGGCGTGGCTGATGTTTCGAACTCCAGCCATCTCATCCAACAGCGTTCTAGTTCTCGATTTACAGGGGGACATTCCGGAGCATATGCCCACATCCGGTATCGAAGCCATGTTCGGCGAAGAACGACTCACGATGAACACGCTGAACACGGCTCTCCACTATGCCCGTTCAGATAAGCGGGTTCACGGGCTTCTCTTGCGTTTCAAGGGCGTATCCATGGGGTTTGCCAAAGCCCAGGAGCTTCGAACCCTGATTCGCGAGATCTCCGAATCGGGAAAGTGGACCGCCGCCTATCTGGATACGATTGGAGAGTTTTCTCCGGGGAATGGCCTCTATTATCTGGCATCCGCATGCGATTCCATCACGGTCAACCCTCTTGGAGATGTGAACCTCATCGGCCTTCACGCTGAAGTTCCCTTTCTGCGCGGAACACTGGACAAGCTCAAAATCGAACCCGATATGGATCATATCCGGGAGTACAAAACGGCGATGAACACCTTCACGGAGAAGGAGTTTACCGAAGCTCACCGGGAAATGATGGAGAGCCTGATCCAGGACATTTACGGTCAGATGGTGGAAGATATCGCCGATGCCAGGACCCTGGAACCCGAAGTGGTGAGGGACATCATCGACGGAGGACCATACTCTGCCGAAGAAGCGCTGGAAAAGAAGCTGATCGACAGGACGATGTACTGGGATGAGATGAAGAAGTGGGTCGATGAGCAGGCCGGGGAAGATGCCGACTGGGTTTCGGTACCCACCTATGCTTCATCGGTCTCCCAGAAAGGGGATCGAATTGCCGTCGTCTACGGGATGGGAGCGATTCATACCGGGGAAAGTTCGACAAGTCCTTTCCAGTCTTCCCCTACGATGGGCAGCGACAGTGTGGCGAAACTCTTCCGGCAGGTTCGGAAGGACGACTCCATCAAGGCTGTTGTCTTCCGGGTGGACAGCCCGGGCGGGAGTGCCGTCGCATCGGAAATCATCCGGCGGGAAGTGGTCCTGACCAAGGAGTCCAAACCTGTCGTCGTATCGATGTCCGATGTAGCCGGATCTGGCGGGTACTGGGTTTCGATGTCCGCCGATTCCATCATTGCAGACCCGGGTACGATTACCGGGAGCATCGGAGTCGTGGTGGGAAAAATGAACACCCGGAAATTCTGGGGAGATCTGATCGGTGTCACCTTCGGGGAAGTGAACGCAGGGAAGAATGCGGACATGTATTCCTCCCTCCACAACTTTACGGAAGAGCAGAAGGCGATCCGAACGAAATTCATGGAAGACATCTACGCCCGCTTCGTGAAGGAGGTATCCACGTCCAGGGGCCTTACGGAAGAGCGGGTTAACGAAATCGGCCGGGGCCGCGTGTGGACGGGACAACAGGCTCTGGATCTGAACCTCATCGATGAAATCGGCGGGCTCTGGACGGCCGTGGAAAAAGCCAAGGAGCTGGCTGACATCCCCGAGGACAAAACAGTGAAACTTGTTGTCTACCCGAGGGAAAAATCGTTTCTCGAGGTACTGGCCCACAAGGATAACGATTTTGCCAAAGTTCTCACCCAGCTGAAACAGGGCGACCTGGTCTACGGACCGGTCTGGTGCCCGGTGCAATTCACGATCCAGTAA
- the rsmH gene encoding 16S rRNA (cytosine(1402)-N(4))-methyltransferase RsmH, with translation MHHSVLLNEVVDFLQPDEGLIVDATVGLGGHAEAILRASPRIHLLGIDLDPRALESCSKRLAPFGSRVQLVQGNYSTIKQFVGESGRESVEGVLADLGLSSFQLSEAERGFSFGLDGPLDMRMGEGDLRAEDIVNTWDVTSLARIFREYGEERMAYKIAKAVVEHRPMHSTRELRDLLHRVKGGREARIDSATRIFQALRIAVNRELDHLERFIPSAVEVLAPGSRCAVISFHSLEDRIVKTLFRHLSGQCVCNRGLLCTCAPTQAVSILTRKPVRPAEEELQSNPRSRSAKMRVVEKL, from the coding sequence ATGCATCACTCCGTCCTTCTCAATGAGGTCGTCGATTTTCTCCAGCCAGATGAAGGCCTCATCGTGGATGCGACTGTGGGACTCGGCGGTCATGCCGAAGCGATTCTCCGGGCATCCCCGAGAATCCACCTTCTTGGAATTGATCTTGACCCCCGTGCTCTCGAAAGCTGTTCCAAACGCCTGGCACCCTTCGGATCCCGTGTGCAGCTGGTTCAGGGCAATTATTCAACGATCAAGCAGTTCGTCGGGGAATCCGGGAGAGAGAGTGTGGAAGGTGTCCTTGCGGACCTTGGCCTCTCTTCGTTTCAGCTTTCCGAAGCGGAGCGTGGATTCAGCTTCGGGCTGGACGGTCCGCTGGACATGCGGATGGGTGAGGGAGATCTTCGCGCTGAAGACATTGTAAACACCTGGGATGTGACATCACTGGCCCGGATCTTTAGAGAATATGGGGAGGAACGCATGGCCTACAAAATTGCCAAAGCCGTTGTCGAACATCGCCCGATGCACTCAACGCGGGAACTGCGAGACCTTTTGCACAGGGTGAAGGGTGGGAGGGAGGCGAGGATCGATTCGGCAACCAGGATTTTTCAGGCATTGCGAATCGCGGTCAACCGTGAGCTGGACCATCTGGAACGATTTATCCCTTCAGCCGTTGAGGTCCTGGCGCCGGGAAGCCGATGTGCTGTTATTTCCTTTCACAGTCTCGAAGATCGAATTGTTAAAACACTCTTTCGGCACCTCTCCGGACAATGTGTATGTAACCGGGGACTCCTCTGTACCTGTGCCCCGACACAGGCTGTCTCGATCCTGACGCGGAAGCCGGTTCGACCTGCCGAAGAAGAACTTCAGAGTAATCCCCGCAGCCGCAGCGCCAAGATGAGAGTGGTCGAAAAACTGTGA
- a CDS encoding NYN domain-containing protein: MYLIDGSNLAGYLYDDPQERKGVFQQVMNWARNRKNRVVLFFDGSPDSNFPREKASFGNVEVRLAFPASADAAILKETKLDPRNRTIVTGDRALADKIKSLKGKIVPVRDFIKRLSP, translated from the coding sequence ATGTATCTGATTGATGGCTCCAATCTTGCCGGATATCTTTACGATGATCCCCAGGAGAGAAAAGGGGTTTTTCAGCAGGTAATGAACTGGGCCCGAAATCGAAAGAACCGGGTCGTTCTTTTTTTTGACGGATCGCCGGATTCGAACTTCCCGAGAGAAAAGGCGTCCTTTGGAAACGTTGAAGTGCGCCTGGCCTTTCCGGCGAGTGCAGATGCGGCCATTTTGAAAGAAACGAAACTTGACCCGAGAAATCGAACCATCGTTACCGGAGATCGAGCCCTGGCCGATAAAATTAAGAGCCTTAAGGGAAAAATCGTTCCAGTGCGAGATTTCATAAAAAGACTCTCTCCATGA
- a CDS encoding penicillin-binding protein 2 — MDRKRLIIFLACLSLWGAVILWRLADLQLLSGDQYANDVLKALQIEIEETPRRGMIYDREGRILAMSLTVPSICAYPPFIKDADDVASRLAPLLKERPENIRKSILSPRQFVWLARQVSPSTGDAIFRMKLRGVGIRYEYKRIYPHGLLAGKVLGTVGVDHHGLGGLEYAWDKQLSGVPGRRILLKDARRNDIDLNMLVTAPIEGRDLHTSIDAVIQHLAEKEAILAAGNTGCIDISITVMDPSNGEILAHALAPPTDPSTPATYTTNGHPDWLAKGVYEPGSTLKPMVASFAFEEHRVDPLELINGENGVFEYKGKRIRDHEPYGLITFEDALIHSSNVVFAKVGMRLTPERFYRRLQELGFGDRTGIDLPGEERGLFPRYEDWRENTPAYMALGQELAVTNAQLIQAYSALARDGSSVVPHFNRELAPIQRRIMDADHVARLKMILVEVTKRGTGMNAALAWAPVAGKTGTAQKPIPGQGYVLGKYVSSFIGWFPVEEPKYLILVMLNEPRGRFYGGDVAAPIFHRLADAICIRGEIHET, encoded by the coding sequence GTGGACCGTAAGCGCCTTATTATCTTCCTCGCTTGTCTTTCCCTGTGGGGTGCCGTCATTCTCTGGCGGTTGGCCGATCTACAGCTCCTTTCCGGAGACCAGTACGCAAATGATGTTCTGAAGGCCCTGCAAATTGAAATTGAAGAAACTCCGCGCAGAGGGATGATCTATGACCGTGAAGGCCGGATTCTGGCCATGTCGCTTACGGTCCCGAGCATCTGTGCCTATCCTCCCTTTATTAAGGATGCCGACGATGTGGCATCCAGGCTTGCCCCTCTTTTGAAGGAGCGGCCCGAAAACATTCGAAAATCGATCCTGAGTCCGCGCCAGTTCGTCTGGCTGGCCCGCCAGGTTTCCCCTTCGACGGGGGATGCCATCTTTCGGATGAAGCTCCGGGGTGTCGGGATCCGATATGAATATAAGCGTATCTATCCCCATGGACTCCTTGCCGGAAAGGTTCTGGGAACGGTGGGTGTGGACCACCACGGACTCGGAGGGCTCGAATATGCATGGGATAAGCAACTGTCAGGTGTGCCGGGACGCCGCATCCTTCTCAAGGATGCACGCCGGAATGATATCGATCTCAACATGCTGGTCACGGCTCCCATCGAGGGACGGGATCTCCACACCTCCATTGACGCGGTAATTCAGCATCTTGCGGAAAAGGAAGCCATACTGGCTGCCGGCAACACCGGATGTATCGATATTTCTATCACGGTGATGGATCCGAGCAATGGAGAGATTCTTGCTCACGCCCTGGCACCGCCCACGGACCCATCCACCCCTGCGACTTACACGACGAACGGCCACCCCGACTGGCTGGCGAAAGGTGTGTACGAACCGGGTTCGACACTGAAACCCATGGTAGCCAGCTTTGCCTTCGAAGAGCATCGAGTGGATCCCCTCGAGTTGATCAACGGGGAAAATGGGGTCTTTGAATACAAGGGAAAAAGAATTCGAGACCATGAGCCCTACGGATTGATTACCTTTGAGGATGCCCTGATTCATTCCTCCAATGTTGTCTTTGCGAAGGTCGGGATGCGCCTTACTCCGGAGCGTTTTTACAGACGGCTCCAGGAATTGGGATTCGGGGATCGCACCGGCATTGATCTTCCAGGTGAGGAACGGGGCTTGTTCCCCCGATATGAAGACTGGCGGGAAAACACGCCGGCCTATATGGCACTCGGGCAGGAACTCGCCGTGACCAATGCCCAGCTTATTCAAGCCTACTCAGCGCTGGCAAGAGATGGGAGCAGTGTGGTTCCCCATTTCAACCGGGAGCTTGCACCGATTCAGCGAAGAATTATGGACGCGGACCATGTGGCCCGGCTCAAGATGATCCTTGTGGAAGTCACAAAGCGCGGAACGGGAATGAATGCGGCGCTCGCCTGGGCTCCTGTGGCCGGAAAGACGGGAACGGCCCAGAAACCCATTCCCGGACAGGGATATGTCCTGGGAAAGTATGTCTCTTCTTTTATCGGGTGGTTTCCGGTCGAGGAACCGAAATATCTGATACTTGTCATGTTGAACGAGCCCAGGGGCCGGTTCTACGGGGGCGATGTTGCTGCGCCGATCTTTCATCGGCTGGCCGATGCCATCTGTATTCGTGGGGAAATCCATGAAACTTGA
- the queG gene encoding tRNA epoxyqueuosine(34) reductase QueG translates to MHGLFSSNGFSTWAIITPASLPHIEALGRWIESGNHGSMAYMKERLPLYTEPDRLMEGTRSILITGTAYRRSHWVSSASGDEVLVSSYAWGRDYHRVLKKRITRVLEELKPGYGDFQYRIFVDTAPVLERDLALMGGLGWIGKNTCLIHPEYGSYLFLAGALLSLDLSFPASIVENQCGNCTRCIRACPTGALQKPYSIDARRCISYLTIEHRSPDPGATRARCGWLFGCDICQEVCPHNQSTRLSEDPAWDYRPSPPLTRLSQLENLDREAFRQWVMGTCRGRMTFDMFVRNLSLLKKSR, encoded by the coding sequence ATGCATGGGCTTTTTTCATCCAACGGATTTTCCACATGGGCAATCATTACGCCTGCTTCCCTCCCCCACATTGAAGCGCTGGGGAGATGGATCGAGTCCGGGAATCATGGCTCCATGGCCTACATGAAGGAACGTCTGCCGCTGTACACGGAACCGGACCGTCTGATGGAGGGAACACGCAGTATCCTGATTACCGGAACTGCATATCGAAGGAGTCACTGGGTGTCTTCTGCGAGCGGAGACGAAGTACTGGTATCTTCCTATGCATGGGGAAGGGATTACCACCGTGTATTGAAAAAGCGGATTACACGGGTCCTGGAAGAACTGAAGCCCGGATATGGAGATTTCCAGTATCGGATCTTTGTCGATACGGCCCCGGTTCTGGAAAGGGACCTAGCCCTCATGGGCGGGCTGGGATGGATAGGGAAAAATACATGCCTTATTCATCCGGAATACGGATCGTATCTCTTTCTTGCAGGTGCACTCCTCAGTCTCGATCTATCGTTTCCTGCCTCCATCGTCGAAAATCAATGCGGGAACTGTACGCGCTGCATTCGCGCCTGCCCGACCGGAGCCCTGCAAAAACCCTATTCTATCGATGCCCGTCGATGCATTTCATATCTGACGATCGAGCATCGAAGCCCGGACCCCGGAGCTACCCGAGCCCGATGCGGCTGGCTCTTCGGATGTGATATCTGTCAGGAAGTCTGTCCCCATAATCAATCGACCCGGCTGAGTGAGGATCCCGCCTGGGATTATCGTCCATCCCCTCCTCTGACTCGGCTGTCACAGCTGGAAAACCTTGACAGAGAAGCATTCAGACAGTGGGTCATGGGGACCTGCCGGGGTCGGATGACCTTCGATATGTTCGTGAGAAATCTTTCCCTCCTGAAAAAATCTCGATAA
- the pcnB gene encoding polynucleotide adenylyltransferase PcnB codes for MDPVVLPRSEHGLSRKLIDPEARKVLYRLHNHGYLAYLVGGSVRDILLGREPKDFDIATNAHPSEVRRLFRNSRTIGRRFRLVHVFFRDGTIIEVSTFRKTPDEPIENEADPATEESDASFAENNTFGTPEEDATRRDFTINALFYDISSFSILDYTGGLADLDRGIIRTIGDPYVRFVEDPVRILRALDYSARLGFTLEPSTEKAIQQLMPEILRGAPSRLTEEILEVFRYGFSEPTVRLFYRYDVFHYLLPSVQKALLHENDAWMKSLIKLDSLVQSSRIKPSDTLIFSLLFMPVLVNRTQPLTPSSAMQFSEEIIDHKDILVFPKRLHHTFQQILVSLARMQNPPHTLKLKRQVTRQHFPEVLHLMNCILEAYPSLVQHFHHWRGVYRSFRKNGNLSPRSSVKRTRRSR; via the coding sequence ATGGATCCTGTAGTCCTCCCCCGTTCCGAACACGGACTGAGCCGGAAACTGATTGATCCCGAAGCACGCAAGGTCCTTTATCGTCTTCACAACCATGGTTACCTGGCCTACCTTGTGGGGGGAAGTGTCCGGGACATTCTTCTGGGCCGGGAACCTAAAGATTTCGATATCGCCACGAACGCCCATCCTTCTGAAGTCAGGCGCCTCTTCCGTAATTCCAGGACCATCGGGCGAAGGTTTCGCCTGGTCCATGTCTTTTTCCGTGATGGGACAATCATAGAAGTTTCCACCTTTCGCAAAACCCCCGATGAACCCATAGAAAATGAGGCCGACCCGGCAACCGAAGAAAGTGACGCTTCCTTTGCGGAGAACAACACCTTCGGGACCCCGGAGGAGGATGCGACACGTCGGGACTTTACGATTAATGCACTCTTTTACGATATTTCCTCCTTTTCGATCCTTGATTATACGGGGGGCCTTGCCGACCTGGACCGCGGAATCATTCGAACGATCGGAGATCCCTATGTCCGGTTCGTCGAAGATCCCGTGCGCATCCTCCGGGCTCTTGACTATTCCGCACGTCTTGGATTCACCCTGGAACCCTCAACAGAAAAAGCCATTCAACAGTTGATGCCCGAAATATTGCGGGGAGCTCCCTCTCGATTGACAGAGGAAATCCTCGAGGTTTTTCGATACGGGTTCAGCGAACCTACGGTCCGGCTTTTCTACCGGTACGATGTGTTTCACTACCTTCTCCCCTCTGTTCAAAAGGCTCTCCTTCATGAGAATGACGCCTGGATGAAATCTCTTATCAAACTGGACTCACTGGTTCAATCCTCCCGGATCAAGCCATCCGACACCCTGATCTTTTCACTTCTCTTCATGCCCGTTCTGGTGAATCGAACCCAGCCTCTTACCCCATCGAGTGCGATGCAGTTCTCCGAAGAAATCATTGACCATAAGGATATTCTGGTCTTTCCAAAACGGCTTCATCATACGTTTCAGCAAATTCTGGTATCACTGGCCCGAATGCAGAATCCCCCCCACACCCTGAAGCTGAAACGCCAGGTCACCCGCCAGCACTTTCCTGAAGTTCTCCACCTGATGAACTGCATCCTGGAGGCATACCCTTCTCTGGTCCAGCACTTTCACCACTGGAGGGGTGTATATCGAAGCTTTCGGAAGAACGGGAACCTTTCCCCCCGCTCATCCGTAAAACGCACGAGGAGGTCTAGATGA
- a CDS encoding division/cell wall cluster transcriptional repressor MraZ, with translation MNRLRGNIPATIDVKGRLKMPTAFKRHLEEQFGRDVFVTSLTGSSVLVYPLPVWTEIETKISTLAQSHPSVQKYRRNTSYFGQECSMDPQGRVLIPTVLRDFHGDLSGEVCVLGNYDHLVIWRRDQIERSITEEPFTDEDFKSLAELGL, from the coding sequence ATGAATCGTCTCAGAGGCAATATCCCCGCTACGATTGATGTTAAGGGTCGGTTAAAGATGCCAACGGCCTTTAAGAGACATCTGGAGGAGCAGTTCGGGCGGGATGTCTTTGTGACTTCCCTCACGGGTTCCAGTGTCCTTGTCTATCCTCTTCCTGTTTGGACCGAAATCGAAACGAAAATATCGACACTTGCGCAATCTCATCCAAGCGTTCAGAAATACCGGAGGAACACGAGCTATTTCGGCCAGGAATGTTCGATGGATCCTCAGGGACGGGTTCTTATTCCGACGGTGCTTCGAGACTTTCACGGTGATCTTTCCGGTGAGGTCTGTGTATTGGGTAATTACGACCATCTCGTGATCTGGCGACGGGATCAGATTGAACGTTCAATAACTGAGGAGCCTTTCACCGACGAAGATTTTAAATCCCTGGCCGAGCTGGGGCTCTAG
- the cutA gene encoding divalent-cation tolerance protein CutA, with protein sequence MTQKVLIVLTSAGTEEQAVAIGEELVSRRHAQCVNILPVPRSIYRWKGNICHDSEYLLVIKTSENRFEEVKGTIQELHVYELPEIISFLTHEVEEEFRKWVIQGVSRPVKLSSK encoded by the coding sequence GTGACTCAGAAGGTGCTGATCGTTCTAACCTCTGCTGGCACGGAAGAACAGGCCGTTGCGATTGGAGAAGAGCTTGTATCCAGACGACATGCGCAATGTGTCAACATTCTTCCTGTTCCTCGTTCCATCTATCGGTGGAAAGGAAATATCTGCCACGATTCAGAATATCTTCTTGTAATCAAGACTTCTGAAAACCGCTTTGAGGAAGTGAAGGGAACGATCCAGGAACTGCATGTATACGAACTTCCCGAAATCATTTCCTTTCTTACCCATGAAGTGGAGGAAGAGTTCCGAAAGTGGGTAATCCAGGGCGTATCCCGTCCCGTCAAACTATCTTCAAAGTAA
- the murF gene encoding UDP-N-acetylmuramoyl-tripeptide--D-alanyl-D-alanine ligase, with product MRFTCEEVTRVTRGKLVGMPSCDAQMEGVAIDSRNLHPGQLFIALKGERADGHDFLLQAEERASAVMVSRGSTSRLPQIIVEDTHRALQDLGRHAYARLRGVVIAVTGSVGKTTTKELLSLALSKPGRTVAVSPGNLNSTIGLPLSLCNVPEDADYVILEMAMSQPGELDRLGSIAPPHILLYTAIRPAHTAFFASMDEVARAKGELLRHLIDSGTLVYNAEDPYLQTIAGEWSGPSVTFGIKRGDLTGTVINSRGFLGAELQVASPGSSTVLTLPEGHVPATNVLAAMAVGHAIGESMTELAERIQGFRPLRHRGNLIRAGNGITLIDDCYNASPSAVEAALDQFKSTPVRGRKIFVFGDMKELGKREEEDHRHVGRLASSTVQILLCVGSLARLAGEQCGPDVQTCNFLSAEDAARWVRNHAQPEDWILVKGSRSMGLERVISSFEVKS from the coding sequence ATGCGGTTCACGTGTGAAGAAGTGACTCGTGTGACCCGGGGGAAACTCGTGGGGATGCCCTCCTGTGATGCACAAATGGAAGGTGTGGCCATCGATAGCCGGAATCTCCATCCCGGGCAGCTCTTTATTGCCCTGAAGGGTGAGCGTGCGGATGGCCATGATTTTCTATTGCAGGCGGAGGAGCGAGCTTCAGCGGTCATGGTGTCCCGGGGATCGACGTCCCGTCTTCCGCAAATTATCGTGGAAGACACGCACCGTGCGCTTCAGGATTTGGGAAGGCATGCGTATGCAAGGCTCAGGGGTGTTGTCATTGCCGTGACCGGGAGTGTCGGAAAAACAACGACAAAGGAACTTCTTTCCCTGGCCCTGAGCAAACCCGGAAGAACCGTGGCCGTATCGCCAGGAAATCTTAACAGTACGATAGGTCTTCCTTTGAGTCTATGCAATGTTCCGGAAGACGCCGATTATGTCATTCTGGAAATGGCAATGAGCCAACCCGGAGAACTGGATCGGCTCGGTTCGATTGCTCCGCCCCATATCCTTCTCTATACGGCAATTCGCCCGGCTCATACGGCCTTTTTTGCTTCCATGGACGAGGTGGCCCGTGCCAAGGGAGAACTTCTGCGGCACCTTATTGATTCGGGAACCCTTGTCTACAATGCAGAGGATCCGTACCTTCAAACCATTGCCGGAGAGTGGTCGGGCCCATCGGTTACCTTTGGTATAAAAAGGGGGGATCTGACTGGAACGGTGATCAACAGCCGCGGGTTTCTGGGTGCTGAATTGCAGGTGGCATCCCCCGGTTCAAGCACCGTTCTCACGTTGCCGGAAGGCCATGTTCCGGCAACAAACGTCCTTGCCGCCATGGCGGTTGGACATGCCATCGGTGAGTCCATGACCGAGTTGGCTGAAAGAATTCAAGGTTTCCGCCCCCTCCGGCATCGGGGGAACCTGATTCGTGCCGGGAATGGCATCACATTAATTGATGACTGTTACAACGCTTCTCCTTCAGCGGTTGAAGCCGCACTGGATCAGTTCAAAAGTACTCCGGTCAGGGGAAGAAAGATCTTTGTCTTTGGTGACATGAAGGAACTGGGAAAGAGGGAGGAAGAAGACCACAGGCATGTGGGAAGGCTTGCATCCTCCACCGTGCAGATCTTACTCTGCGTGGGCTCTCTTGCGCGTCTTGCAGGCGAACAATGTGGACCGGATGTTCAGACCTGCAATTTTTTGTCCGCAGAGGATGCCGCCCGTTGGGTTCGGAACCATGCTCAGCCGGAAGACTGGATCCTTGTGAAGGGATCTCGTTCCATGGGACTGGAGAGGGTCATCTCCTCATTCGAGGTGAAATCATGA